A genomic segment from Pseudomonas sp. S09G 359 encodes:
- a CDS encoding RnfABCDGE type electron transport complex subunit D, with the protein MPAADPQRALRRVLLATLPGIVAMLWFYGWGVLINLLLAGGCAFLVDAAVHRLRGQRVSDPSSLVSATLLALALPPYCPWWLCVAAVAGGLLLGKHLYGGNRNPFNPAMVGYALMLVAFPQPMSHWPAVHGPDLLTGVQQIFGLHHDAPDAWAQATVLDALRMNKSLTTDELFARSAAFGAWGGKGSEWVSLAYLAGGLVLLQQRVISWHAPVGMLAGVFISSLLFWNGSGSDSHGSPLFHLLSGATLLGAFFIVTEPVSGPSRPSARLLFGAGVGVLTYLIRTWGGYPDGVAFAVLLMNLAVPTLERLTAPKPPAVSA; encoded by the coding sequence ATGCCGGCAGCTGATCCGCAACGGGCGTTGCGACGGGTATTGCTGGCAACGCTGCCGGGAATAGTGGCGATGCTGTGGTTTTACGGCTGGGGCGTGTTGATCAATCTACTGCTGGCCGGGGGCTGTGCATTCCTGGTAGACGCCGCAGTCCATCGCCTGCGCGGGCAGCGTGTGAGTGACCCGAGCAGCCTGGTCAGCGCAACATTGCTGGCTCTGGCACTGCCGCCCTATTGCCCATGGTGGCTGTGCGTGGCGGCGGTTGCCGGAGGACTGCTGCTGGGCAAGCATTTGTATGGTGGCAATCGCAACCCGTTCAACCCGGCAATGGTCGGCTACGCCTTGATGCTGGTGGCCTTTCCCCAGCCCATGAGCCACTGGCCTGCCGTCCATGGCCCGGACCTGCTGACTGGCGTGCAGCAGATATTCGGCCTGCACCACGACGCCCCCGACGCCTGGGCCCAGGCCACCGTGCTCGACGCCCTGCGCATGAATAAAAGCCTGACCACCGATGAGCTGTTTGCGCGCAGCGCCGCCTTTGGCGCCTGGGGTGGCAAGGGCAGCGAGTGGGTAAGCCTGGCGTATCTGGCAGGCGGGCTGGTGTTGCTGCAACAACGGGTGATCAGTTGGCATGCCCCGGTGGGCATGCTGGCGGGCGTTTTTATCAGCAGCCTGCTGTTCTGGAATGGCTCGGGCTCCGACTCCCATGGCTCGCCGCTGTTTCACCTATTGAGCGGCGCAACCCTGCTCGGCGCATTCTTTATCGTCACCGAGCCCGTGTCCGGCCCCAGCCGCCCAAGCGCGCGGCTGCTGTTTGGGGCGGGCGTGGGCGTGCTGACATATCTGATTCGTACGTGGGGCGGTTACCCGGACGGCGTAGCCTTTGCCGTGCTGCTGATGAATTTGGCGGTGCCCACCCTGGAGCGCCTGACCGCGCCGAAACCGCCGGCGGTGAGTGCATGA